The Candidatus Omnitrophota bacterium region ACAAGCAGGAAGCTTATTTCGTCCATTCGGGTAAGCTATTGCTGAGAATCAGGGCGGGCAAGGGAGAGGACAGATTCTTTGTTTTGCATCCCGGGCAGGCGGTTAATATCTCTCCGGGATTGATGCACCAGGCCGGCGGTTTGGAAGACACCGTGGTGATGGAGGTCTCAACCCGCGACAACGATGGTGATGCATTCTTGATCGAAAGCGAATTCACTAAAATGCCTAAAATTAACGAAACCGAAGACATAATCATTAATAAAGATAATAAAAACATGGCAAACAAAAAACTTAAATTATTTTTAGACAGCACCAACCCCGAGGAAGTCGAGAAAGCTTTGCAGAAAGATATTTTATCGGGTATCAGCACGAATCCCGGTATGGTAGTGAGCGAATATTTTGACAATGTCAGAAAGATAGCCGAACTGTGTAAGAAGTATAAGCAGGAAATACCCATCAGCGTGATGCTGACGGAAGCCGATCCCGAAAGGATGGCCGAGCAGGCCAAAGACCTGGCTTCCCAGATTAATTACAAGAACCTGATTATCAGGATCCCTGCGGGCTGGGAAGAATCAAGGTTAGCCAAGGAACTGACCGAAGCTAATATTAACGTTGAGTGTACTTTGGGTATGAACGAAGCCCATGCGATTCTGGCAGCCAATACCGGCGCCAAGTATTTCTTCATTCACGCTTCGAACATCAAAGATATGGGCGTTGACCCTTTCAAGATGGTGGAAAACAGTCGACAGCTTTTGAACGGGTTCAACACGGAAATTATCGTCGGAGGCATTCGTCCTAAAAGTATGAGGGATGTAGTTGAAGCCTTTTTGGCCGGAGCTG contains the following coding sequences:
- a CDS encoding transaldolase family protein, with amino-acid sequence MPKPKIYQYGYDINEVEKQIYTPQREETAGGYFCRAVDSERYGLYQAFIKKGSVFPLGPENFPDREVLIYVEGGEVDIKSNNLKPQETLLFRADQLKEPLNIEAKEDSFVYFFSGLPSSDDLRDGILKKSAVFNFRDQYWADVLWTMVNREFCGKKIFFKKGNNSSFHFHCYKQEAYFVHSGKLLLRIRAGKGEDRFFVLHPGQAVNISPGLMHQAGGLEDTVVMEVSTRDNDGDAFLIESEFTKMPKINETEDIIINKDNKNMANKKLKLFLDSTNPEEVEKALQKDILSGISTNPGMVVSEYFDNVRKIAELCKKYKQEIPISVMLTEADPERMAEQAKDLASQINYKNLIIRIPAGWEESRLAKELTEANINVECTLGMNEAHAILAANTGAKYFFIHASNIKDMGVDPFKMVENSRQLLNGFNTEIIVGGIRPKSMRDVVEAFLAGADAISAPLDVLEKMASHPKTTENIIRFVNAYHQWGK